The sequence TAAAAGCCGCCCTGGTTCTCCAGCACCTCGAACGGGGTGAAGAAGGGATCGAAGACGATTTCCTGCGGGACGATGCCGATGTTCAGCTTCGCATTGCGATGGTCGGTGTCGATGTCGTGGCCCCAGATCTTCACCGTGCCGCCGGTCTTGTTGACCAGTCCGGCCATGATGTTGATCAGCGTGGACTTGCCCGCGCCATTGGGACCGAGCAGGCCGAACACCTCGCCCTGCGGCACGTCGAAGCTGACACCTTTCAGCGCCAGCTTGGGATCGGACTTCTTCGATCCCGCATATTCCTTCACCAGGTCGCGGATCTCGATCGCTGCTTCGCTCATGGAGGTGCCCTTAGGGGCTTTTCCAGTCCCGCGTAAAGCGATACAGGCGCTGTCCATGAAGCACGCAGTCGATACCGCACCCGAAACCACCATCGTCGATACCCCGCGCGTCTGGTGCGACGGCTCCGGCGACATTCGCGGCGGCGAGAACTACCTGCCCGCCAGCCTGGGCCACCCACGCGTCTACATGCAGATCGACGAGGAAGGCTTCGTCGATTGCGGCTATTGCGACCGGCGCTTCATCCTGGCCGGCGGCCCTGCCGATACCGGTGACGTGCCCGATGCCTCGGATACCGGCGCCGCCGCCTGACGCACGATTTGTCAGGTTGCGTTCAGCGGCTTGTGATATTGTCTCCGCAACTTAGGAGACGACTCATGACGAAATCATTGGCTACCGCAACTGCCGTTGTCGCTCTTGCCCTGACGGCAGGCCCGCTGGCTGCGCAGGATCGCGCCGAGCGCGCCGAGCAGGCCTTTGCCGAACTGGTCGAAGGCCGCACCGCCGGCGAACCGCAGCGCTGCATCAGCACCTTCAACTCCAGCCGCCTGCGGGTGGAGGCCTATGTCGGCCTCGTCTACGAGCGCGGCGACACGATCTGGGTGGCGCGGGCGCGCGATCCGGAAAACCTCACCGTGTGGGATGTCCCGGTGATCGACCGTTACGGCACCCAGCTGTGCAGCAACGACGTGATGCGCACGATCGACCGCAATTCGGGCATGTTCAGCGGCGTCCTCTCGCTCGAGGACTTCGTGCCTTACACCAAGGACGATTCGGGCGAAGGCTGAGCCTTAGGCCCCGCGTGCCTGCCCGGTCGCGCAATCTGCGCGTACCGGGCAAGCCGCACATTTCGGCTGGGCGGGCCGACAGTGGACCTGTCCCAGCCGCTTCACCAGCAAGTGATGCTCGTCGATATCGGCGGCGCTCCATTCTCCCGGCAGTAACAGCATCAGCGCGTCGTAAGCACGCGCGGTATCCGCCCGCGCGGGCACCAGCCCCACGCGCTGCATCACCCGCCGGTGATGCCCGTCGATCACCAGCATGCGCCGCTCGAAGGTGCTGGTATTCATCACCCCGGCAGCGTTCTTTCGTCCGACGCCGGGCAGCCCCTCCAGCCAGTCCATCGCCATGTCGTCCGGCAGGTTGGAAAGGTGACGCATGTCCACCGCGCCGCGCTCCTCGATGATCGCCAGCAGGCAGGCCTTGAGCCGCTCGGCCGCAACCGAGGGGAAGGTCTGATTACGGAGCATGTCTTCCAGCTCACCCACATCGGCACGCGCGACCGCTTCCCAGCTGCCGTAGCGTGCGAGCAAGGCATCGGTGGAGGCGTTGGAAATGGCCGTCTTGCTCTGCGCCCCGATCACCCCCTGCACCAGCACCCACACCGGTTCGCGGCGCTTGTCCGGCGGCCGCACGATGCGCCCGAAGGCAGCGATCAGCGCCGCGTGAATGCGCTCCAGCTGCGCGGTGCGGGGATCGGGGCCGAGCGGCAATTCCATCGCCGGCAGGCCTGCCACCGCATCAGACCATTTGCCACCCCCGGCTTTCGGACATAGTCTCCCGCTTCGGGAAAACAGGAGGGGGAATTCCATGGCCATGCGCTTTGCGGTCTGGTGGGTGCGGCTCGTCTATGTCGCATGGATGGTGCCAGCCGGGCTGAACCATTTCATCCAGCTCTATCCGCAGCCGACCGGCAGCCAGGAGATGAGCACGGGGGTGTTCCTGGCTCTGATCGACAGCGGCATGTTCACGCTGGTGAAGGCGGTGGAACTGGTGGCCGGGCTGATGATCCTGTTCGGCTTCCGCGTGCCGCTGGCGCTGGTGATGGTGCTGCCGGTCAGCTTCACGGTCTGGTACTGGGATACCGAGCTGCAGGGCTGGTGGACCGCCAGCGCCGTCTATGGCTGGGCCGTGCTCGGCTGCAATGTCTTCCTGCTCTACGCCTATCGCGACAGCTTCCGCACCATGTTCGAGGGGTACGCCCCGCCCAGCTGGCCGTGGAAGAAGGGGGCAGAGGCATGACGCGCGTCGACGACATGCTGCGCCCGTTGTCCCTGCTGCAGATCGCCCTTGGGCTGATCATGGTGCCCACCGCGCTTGCCTATTTCCTGCCGGACTTGCTGCCCTGGGTGCGCACGGCGCAGTGGGAAGGCGAGATGACCGTGCGGCTGATGAGTCAGCTCGATGCCAGCGGCCTGCTGGCCGTTGCCAAGTTCATCCAGCTGGTCGGCGGACTGGCCCTGCTGCTCAACCGCGCCGTGCCGTTCGCGCTGGCGGCCATGGTTTCGGTTAACGTGTGCGGGGCTTTCGTCGCCGTGCTGATCGAAGGCGCGCCGGCGCTGGGTGTGATGGCGCTGGGCGTGCTCGCGCTCAACGCGATACTGATGTTCGCCTACCTCCCCGCCTATCGCGGCGTGCTGGCGGCAGGCGCAGTCGCCGATGGCGAATCCGCAGCGCCGGGCGAGAACTTCGACAGCCTGTTCTGCAACCCGCTGGCCGGCGCCAGCCGCAAGGCCTGCGCGATTGCCGCCCTGCCGCTGCTGGCCGCGCTGTGGTTCTTCTGGAAGGTCGTGCCCTTCACCAACAGTACCACCGGGCTGGTGGTGCTGGTGGTTCCGGCGCTGGTGCTGGCGGTGAATTTCGTGCGGGCGAAGAGCTAAGCGTGGCTGTCGCTCAGGCCGCACCCCGGCCAATACGTCCGGCCAGAAATGCGCCGACCGCGCCACCTGCCAGTTTCAGTCCGTGATTGACCCAGGCCATCAGCGGGAACTCCATCTCGCCGGCAAGGACCGTTGGCATGGAAATGGCGTAGTAGAACAGCATGCCGACGAGCCCCACGGCCAAACCGATGGCGAGGCGAGAGTCTTGTGCAGGCCGCGCCGCCCAGAAGCCGCCGATGCCGAACAGGACAAAGGCGACAGCCAGCCCTTCCGGTTTGTAACCGACCAGATCGGCAGTCGCGAGGTAGTAGACATAGACCGCGTAGAGCAGCTCCACGGCGATGCCGGCTATGAAGATGCGCTTCCAGTACTTCGCCATCGTCCCCTCCCCTGGGCAGGCTGCGGCTCCTTGCGTCGCCGAGTAATCTAGCCGGAATGATCTCCCGGATCATTCCGGGTCGCAAATCACTCCCACTCGATCGTCCCTGGCGGCTTCGAGGTATAGTCGTAGACCACGCGGTTGATGCCCTGCACTTCGTTGACGATGCGCGTGGCGACACCTGTCAGGAAGTGCGGATCGAAGGGATACACGTCAGCGGTCATGCCGTCGGTGCTGGTGACGGCGCGTAGGCCGCAGACGCTGTCATAGGTGCGCCCGTCGCCCATCACGCCCACGGTCTTCACCGGCAGCAGCACGGCAAAGGCCTGCCAGATGGCATCGTAGAGGCCCGCCTTGCGGATTTCCTCGAGGTAGATGGCATCGGCCTTGCGCAGGATGTCGCAGCGTTCCTTGCTCACTTCGCCGGGGATGCGGATGGCAAGGCCCGGTCCGGGGAACGGGTGGCGGCCGACGAACATCTCCGGCAGGCCCAGTTCGCGGCCCAAGGCGCGGACTTCGTCCTTGAACAGTTCGCGCAGCGGCTCCACCAGTTCCATGTTCATGCGTTCGGGCAGGCCGCCGACATTGTGGTGGCTCTTGATCGTCACGCTCGGTCCGCCGGTGAAGGAGACCGACTCGATCACGTCGGGATAGAGCGTGCCCTGCGCGAGGAAGTCCGCTCCGCCGATCTTCTTCGCCTCTTCCTCGAACACGTTGATGAACTCGGCGCCGATGAACTTGCGCTTCTTTTCCGGGTCGGTGACGCCGGCGAGGCCCGCCATGAAGCGTTCCTCCGCGTCCACCACCACCAGCGGGATGTTGTAATGGTCGCGGAACATGGTCTCGACCTGTTCGCGCTCGTTCATGCGCAGCAGGCCGTGGTCGACGAAGACGCAGGTCAGCTGGTCGCCGATGGCTTCGTGGATGAGGATGGCCGCGACCGAGGAATCGACGCCGCCGGACAGGCCGCAAATGACCTTGCCGTCACCCACCTGCTCGCGGATCTCGGCAATCTTGGTCTCGCGATAGGCGGCCATGGTCCAGTCGCCGGCAAGGCCGCAGACATGCCGCACGAAATTGGCGAGCAGCTTCGCGCCATCGGGCGTATGATAAACCTCGGGATGGAACTGGGTGCCGTAGTACTTGCGGCTTTCGTCCGCGATCACCGCGAAGGGTGCGCCGTCACTGGTGGCGACGATTTCGAAGCCGGGCGCGAACTTGGTCACCTTGTCGCCGTGGCTCATCCACACCTGGTGGCGCTCGCCGACCTTCCACAAGCCGTCGAACAGCGCGCATTCCTGCGTCACCGTCAGGAAGGCACGGCCGAACTCGCCACCTTCGCCCGTCTCGTGGCCGGGGCGAACTTCGCCGCCGAGCTGGTGGCTCATCACCTGCTGCCCGTAGCAGATGCCGAGGATCGGCAGGCCACTGTCGAACAGCACCTGCGGTGCGCGCGGGGATCCCTCGTCGCAGACGCTTGCGGGCGAACCGGAAAGGATGATGCCCTTCGGCTGCATCCGGTGGAACGCCTCTTCGGCCATGCTGAAAGGGGCGATCTCGGAATAGACGCCCGCCTCGCGCACCCGGCGCGCGATAAGCTGGGTCACTTGGCTGCCGAAATCGACGATGAGGATGGAATCGGGAAGATGGTCTGGCTGCATGGAAAGCGCTTAGAGGCGCAGGTGCGCGCCTGTCCAGCATGGGCGCGCGACAGCAGCGCGATGAAGCGCGCACCTTCCCCAAATTCAGATATGCGAAATATTCAGAATTGCGAAAATGTGCACGCCTGTGGCGCTTTTCGCAATTGCAGCATTTGATGGTGCAATGCACAATAAGCGTGAAAAGACAAAGGATGCCCTGTGAAGGGGGGTTACCACCTTTCTACCAGGAGAATTACCATGAAGAAGCTCACCATCGCCGCCCTCGCCGCCACCGTTCTGGCCGCCGCTCCGGCTCAGGCCCAGTCGGCCTTCGTGATGATCATCGGCGAAGCACCCGCTCCGGCTGCCGATCGGGCCGACGCCCCGGTTTCGCGCGAAGCCATGATCGAAAGCGCCGTCGAACGCGCCTGCCCGCAGCCGTTCATCCGCGACCTGAAGGCGCGTTCGCTGCTGGCCGAGTGCAAGGCGGAAGCGCGTGCCGAAGCCGAAGCCCTGGTGGCGGAACGTGCGGCGACCGCACCGGTGCTGGCCGTCGTCGGCTAAGCGACGCAGTTCGACAGCAGTCAACACAACTCTACACGTGTTGCGTTAGACGCAACACGTGTAGAGTATTTCGCATTTGAGTTACATTGTTACGGCACCTATCTGCGCCTCATCAGTCAGACGCCCCAAGCGGGCGCTGCAATCTGACCCCTGCCCGGAGGCGTCCTCTCCCCCCTCCCCCCCTGCTTCCGGGCTGAAACAGAATGGCCGCCACCGTCTATCGGGGCGGCCATTTTTGTATCTGTGGAACAACCGCCGCAAAGCTTCCCTCGGGGCCGTGTCATTCCTATATAATCGGCATGGAAAATACGCCCGAGAACACCCCCGAAAAACCGCGCCAGCAAGGCGAGTACGGCGCCGAGAGCATCAAGGTCCTCAAGGGCCTCGACGCGGTGCGCAAGCGCCCCGGCATGTACATCGGCGACACCGACGACGGGTCGGGCCTGCACCACATGGTTTTCGAGGTCTCGGACAACGCCATCGACGAGGCGCTGGCCGGTCACTGCGATCTGGTGCTGATCGAGCTCAACCCCGATGGCAGCGTCTCGGTGGAAGACAACGGCCGCGGCATTCCGGTCGACATCCACAAGGAAGAGGGCGTTTCCGCGGCCGAGGTCATCATGACCCAGCTGCACGCGGGCGGTAAGTTCGAGAACACCAGCGACGACAACGCCTACAAGGTCTCGGGCGGCCTGCACGGCGTGGGCGTCTCGGTGGTGAACGCGCTGTCCGAATGGCTGGAGCTGACCATCTGGCGTGACGGCAAGGAGCACTGGATGCGCTTCGAGCATGGCGATGCCGTCAACTCGCTCGAAGTGAAGGGCGATGCACCCGCGGTCGAATCCAACGGCGACGCCAACGGCCTGAAGAAAGGCACCCGCGTCACCTTCATGCCCAGCACGGAGACGTTCAAGAACGTCACCGAATTCGATTTCGAGAAGCTGGAGCACCGCTACCGCGAGCTGGCCTTCCTCAATTCCGGCGTGCGCATCCTGCTGCGCGACAAGCGGCACGAGGAAGTGCAGCAGCACGACTTGTTCTACGAAGGCGGCATCGCGGCCTTCGTGAAGTGGCTGGACCGCAACAAGCAGGCGATGATCGCCGATCCGATCTCGGTCTCCGCCGAGAAGGACGGCATCGGCATCGACGTGGCGCTGGAGTGGAACGACAGCTACTACGAAAACGTCCTCTGCTTCACCAACAACATCCCGCAGCGTGACGGCGGCACCCACCTGGCCGCCTTCCGCGCCGCGCTGACGCGCACGCTCAACAGCTATGCCGATCGTTCGGGCATGCTGAAGGGCGGCAAGATCTCGCTTTCGGGCGAGGACATGCGCGAGGGCCTGACCGCCATCGTTTCGGTCAAGCTGCCCGATCCCAAGTTCTCCAGCCAGACGAAGGACAAGCTGGTCTCTTCCGAAGTGCGCTCGCCGCTGGAAAGCCTGATGGGCGAGAAAATGGGCGAATGGCTGGAAGAGAATCCGAACGAAGCCAAGGCCATCATCCAGAAGATCATCGACGCCGCCGCCGCCCGCGAAGCCGCGCGCAAGGCCCGCGAGATGAGCCGCAAGGGCGCGATGAGCGTCGCTTCGCTGCCGGGCAAGCTGTCCGACTGCCGCGAGCGTGATCCGGCCAAGTCCGAACTGTTCCTGGTCGAGGGTGATTCGGCCGGCGGCTCCGCCAAGAGCGGCCGCGATTCCAAGTACCAGGCGATCCTGCCGCTGCGCGGCAAAATCCTCAACGTGGAGCGCGCGCGGTTCGACCGGATCATCTCGTCGAAGGAAGTCGGCACGCTGATCCAGGCGATGGGCACCGGCCTGCGCGACGAATTCAACATCGAGAAGCTGCGCTATCACAAGATCGTGATCATGACCGACGCCGACGTCGACGGCGCGCATATCCGCACGCTGCTGCTCACCTTCTTCCACCGCCAGATGCCCGAGATCATCAAGGCCGGGCACCTGTTCATCGCCCAGCCGCCGCTGTTCAAGGTCGCCAAGGGCAAGAGCGAGGTCTACCTGAAGGACCAGGGCGCGCTGGATCGCTACCTCGTCGACAACGGATTGCAGGACCGCGTGCTCGAAACCGCCGGCGGCGCGCGTTCGGGCGCGGACCTGGCCGACCTGGTGGAGCAGGCGCTGCTGCTGAGGAACCTGCTGGGCTTCGCCCCGCGCAAGTACGATTCCGCCGTGATCGAGGCCATGGCCATGGCCGGCGCGCTGGAGCCGGGCATCGATGCCGCGACCCGCGACAAGCGGCTGGAGCACGCCGCCGGCCAGATGCAGCTGAGCGATCCGGAAGCCGACTGGTCCGCCCGCACCACCGAGACGGGCGACGTGCGTTTCGACCGTGTCTGGCGCGGCGTGACCGACGTCCACCTGATCGAGGAAAAGTTCCTCGACAGCGCCGAGGCACGCAAACTGCACACGCGTGGCGTGGCGCAAGCGGAAACCTATGCCAGCCCGGCGCGCCTGGTGAAGGCGAACTCCGCCGAGGCGCAAGCCATGGAAGCAGAGGACGGCGACGAGGATGCGCCTGCCATCGATCCCAATTCCGCGATCACCCGCCCCTCGCAGCTGCTCGATGCCGTGCTGGCAGCGGGCCGCAAGGGCCTGTCGATCAGCCGCTACAAGGGTCTTGGCGAAATGAACGCCGAGCAGCTGTGGGAGACCACGCTCGACCCGGAAAACCGCGAGCTGCTGCAGGTGAAGGTGGAAGACGCCGATGTTACCGACGAGATCTTCACCCGCCTGATGGGCGACGTGGTGGAACCGCGCCGCGAGTTCATCCAGGACAATGCGCTGAACGTCGCCAATCTCGATATCTGATCCGGGCGGGAGGCCTGCAATGACCACTGGCGAGGGCAGCAACCGGCTCGAAAGCGGCAGCTACCTCGTCTTCCTTGCCTTGGTCACGCTGGCGCTGGGCGCGATCGCCTGGCCTTTCGTCTCCCCGCTGCTGTGGGCGATGCTGGCCGCGATCATGTTCCAGCCGCTGTACCAGTGGTTCCTCACCAAGCTGGGCGGCGGCGGCAACCGCGCCGCCATCGCCACCCTGCTGGTTATCACCTTCGCGGTGATCATCCCGGCGCTGTTCATCGGCGGCGTGGTGGTGGAGCAGGCGACCTCGGTGGTGGTGGCCTTTCGCGAAGGACGCATCGACGTCGCCGGCTGGTTCGACGCGGTGTTCTCCATGCTGCCCGCCATGGTGCAGGAACAGCTCAACCTCGAAAGCCTGGGCACTGCCGAAATGGTGCAGCAGCGCGCGCAGGAACTGGCGCTGGAAAGCTCCGGGCTGATCGCCTCGCAAGCCGTGGCCATCACCGGCAGCGCCTTCGGCTTCGTGCTGTCCTTCGGCATCGGCCTTTACGTCACCTACTTCCTGCTGCGCGACGGGCGCGAGCTGGGCACGAGCCTGCTGGCGCACCTGCCACTGGCGAGCGAGGTGGTGCCGCAACTGGCCGAGCGTTTCCTCGCCATCGTGCGCGCCACCATCAAGGGTTCGATCGTGGTCGGACTGGTGCAGGGGGCGCTGGGCGCGGCAACCTACTGGATCGCCGGCATGCCCTCGGTCGTGCTGCTGGGCTTGCTCACCGCGATCTTCTCGCTGCTGCCCGCCATCGGCCCGGCCATCGTCTGGGGCCCGGTGGCGCTCTACCTGCTGGCCACCGGCGACATCTGGCAAGGCGTGCTGGTGCTGGTGTCCGGCGTCGCCATCATCGGCATGGCCGACAACGTGTTGCGCCCGATCCTGGTGGGGCGCGACACCGGCATTCCCGACTGGATGATACTGATCACCACGCTGGGCGGCATCGCGCTGATGGGGCTGGCTGGCATCGTGGTCGGCCCGGTGATCGCAGGACTGTTCCTCGCCGGCTGGTCGATCCTCTATCGTGAGCGCAACCCCGAAGCGCCTGACGAAGCAGAAGAACCGACCGAAGCCGAACCGGAACAGGCCTGATGCGCGGCGTGCGTCCCGGCAGCCAGGAGGAACAGGTCGGTCGCCTGGTCATCGCCGGCGTGCTGGTCACCTTCCTGCCTGCGCTGCCGCTGGGCAACTACCTGATCTACCCCTTCCTGATCCTGTCGACCTGGTACCACGAGATGGGCCACGGCCTGACGGCGCTGGTGACGGGCAACGACTTCGAACTGCTGGTGATCAATGCCGATGGCTCGGGCTACGCCAGCTCGCTCACCGCGACGCAGGGGGGCGGCGTGGACCGGGCGCTGATCGCCATGGGCGGCCCGCTGGGGCCAAGCGTCATGGGCGCGCTGCTGATTCTCGCTAGCAGCGCGCGCAAGTACTGGAAGCCCGCCCTGCTTGCGCTGGCCGGAGTGCTGGTGCTCTCGACGCTGATCTGGGTGCGCTCGCTGGTCGGCTGGATCATGCTGCCGCTGGTGGCGGCGCTGCTGGGCTGGCTGGCGTGGAAGGGCCGCGCGGAACTGCAGCGCTTCATGCTGCAATTCCTCGGCATGCTCGGCGCGCTCAGCATGTTCTCCGATTGGGACTACTTGTTCTCCGAAGGCGGACTGGTCGGTGGCCACCCTATGCTGTCGGACACGGCGGCGATCGAGGCGGAGCTGTTCCTGCCGCACTGGGTCTGGGCGGTGGTGATCATCGGCCTGTCGGGCCTGATGATCGGGGCCAGCCTGAAATACGCGCTCAACCGCGAGGGCTAGACGGAAACCACGGCACGAAGGCCGGCGTGCGGCGGGCGTAGTCAGCGAAGTCCTCGCCATATTTCTCCGCCATGCCGCGCTCGGTCATCGCCGCGCCTGACCATTTCACCAGCGTGAAGGTTAGGAACAGCGGCCCCGGCAGGGTCCAGATGACGGCGGCCGGATCGACGCTCATCGCCGCCAGCCAGATGCCCCACCAGACGCAGGCATCGCCGAAGTAGTTGGGGTGCCGGGTGTAGCGCCACAGGCCCTTGTCCATCACCTTGCCCTTGTTGGCCGGATCCGCCTTGAAACGCGCTAGTTGCCAGTCGCCGACCCATTCGAAGAAGATGCCCACCAGCCAGAGCGCGAAGCCTGCCCATGCCAGCGTGGTGATCGGCTGGCCCATACCGCTGGCAAGGATGCCCAGCTGTGCGGGACTGCTGACGATGAACAGCAGCACGCCCTGCATCAGCCACACGCGGATCAGGACAGCCGTGCCCCAATGGCCCTTCGCGCGATCCTCGGCCAGGATCCTCACATAGCGCTCGTCCTCGCCGTGGCGGAGGAAACGGCGCAACAGGTAGATGGCCAGGCGCACGCCCCAGAGAACCGCCATCGCCAGCAGCAGCTGCGCCTGCGGGCCGGGCTCGAAGGTATGGATGAAGCTGAGCAGGGCCAGCACGGCCATCCCGCCGCCCCATACTGCATCCACGAAGCTGACCTTGCCGGTCGCCAGCGAGACCAGCCACAGCAGCAGCGCCATGACCAGCACGGCGCCGGCGTTAATCAGCAGCGCCTCAGTCATCGCCCTTTTCGGGAAGCTCGGCCACCTGCGCCGCAAGCACTTCGAAGCGTTCGCAATCGGGCATGGCCCGCTGGTAGAATGCCGCCAGGTGACCGAGGTCCTCGCGGAAATCGCGGGACGGGATAATCGGCTCGCCGAAGCCCGCGCGGCCCGTCTCGGCATCGAGCCATGCCGGCACGATGGGAATGCCCGCGCCAGAGGCGATATGGTAGAAACCGCTCTTCCACCGACCGTCTGACGAGCGCGTACCTTCGGGGGCGATCACCAGCGCGATCTCGTCCGATTCCTCGATCGCCTTGATCACGCTCTTCACATAGCCCTGCGGCGAAGCGCGATTGATCGGCATGCCGCCCATATCGAGCATGAACCGCTCCATCGGCCACTTGAACAGCGTGTGCTTGCCGATGAAGCGCGGCTTGATGCCCACTTCCTGCACAGCACCGGCGAAGTAGATGAAATCCCAGTTGGAGGTATGCGGCGCGCCGACGAGGATGAACTTCTTCAGTCGCGGCGGATGGTTCTCCAGCGTGAATCCCTTCCACCGGTACAGGTGGCGCAGCAGCCACCAGACGAAGCGGGAAAGAAGGGTGGGTTTATGCTGGACCATCAATCCATTTCCTACTCCTGCCAGTCGAAGGCTTTTCGACAGAATGTACTAGCGACGTGCACGATTGCGGACGTAGCGCTCGAGAATGTCCTTTCGGGCTTCCTCGGGGTGAGTGGCGAGGCGCAAGATTCGAAAATTGATCCGAGTTGCCCAAAGCATCAACAGACCAAATATCAATACAAAGGCCAGTGCCGTATGGGTCATGTCCCACCAGTATGCTGGATCTTCCACGATCCTTTCCCAGATCTCGCGATCAGGGCCCTGCAAGTCAGACTCCAAATCACGACTTGCTTCCCATCCTACATAGGCAAAGCTCGCAACGAAAACCGTGGCCGTCACTAAAAGATCATCAAATAACGCTTTCCCAAAATCGTAGATGGCCCGGAATCTGTCCTCTCGGTATTCTCGAATTTTCTTTAAATCATGAACCCCGGTTGTACGCTGCGCTTGCCTGGCCAACTTTGAGAAGCGAGAAGCCCATTGGGTTAGCATGCGCCTGCCGATGCGCAGGGTTGCAAGAAGCAAACCTCCGAAAACGATCACGTTAGCCGCAGCGGTAGCTTCTTCTGACGAAAAGAAATCTAACATCGTCACATCCGGAATACGCCGAAGCGCGGGCGGTCGGGGATCGGCGCTTCCAGCGTCGCAGCAAGGGCAAGGCCGAGCACGTCGCGGGTCTGCACCGGGTCGATCACGCCATCGTCCCAAAGGCGTGCGGTGGCGTAGTAGGGATTGCCCTCGTCCTCGTACTTCTGGCGGATCGGGGCCTTGAACTCCTCGGCTTCCTCCGGCGACCATGTGTCGGCGTCGCGGTGGACGGTGGCGAGCACCGATGCGGCCTGTTCGCCGCCCATCACCGAAATGCGCGCATTGGGCCAGGTAAACATGAAGCGCGGGCTGTAGGCGCGGCCGCACATGCCGTAATTGCCCGCACCGAAGCTGCCGCCGATCACCACGGTGAGCTTGGGCACCTGTGCGGTGGCCACGGCCGTCACCAGCTTGGCGCCGTGCTTGGCGATGCCTTCGGCCTCGTATTTCCCTCCCACCATGAAGCCGGAAATGTTCTGCAGGAACAGCAGCGGCATCCCGCGCTGGCAGGCCAGCTCGATGAAATGCGCGCCCTTCTGCGCGCTTTCGGAAAACAGCACGCCGTTGTTGGCGAGGATCGCCACCGGCATGCCCCAGACATGCGCGAAGCCGCAGACCAGGGTGGAGCCGAAGTCCTTCTTGAACTCGTGGAACTCGCTGCCGTCGACGATCCGGGCAATCACCTCGTGCACGTCGTAGGGCGCGCGCACGTCGTCCGGGATGATGGAGTAGAGATCCTCGGCATCGAACTTGGGCGGGCGCGGTTCGCGCAGCTCCACCTGCGCGCCTTCGCTGGCGCCAAGATGGCTGACGATATCGCGCACGATCGTCAGCGCGTGTTCGTCGTTCTCGGCGAGGTGGTCGACCACGCCGGATTTGTGCGCATGGAGATAGCCGCCGCCCAGATCCTCGGCGGAAATCTCCTCGCCCGTAGCGGCCTTCACCAGGGGCGGCCCGGCGAGGAAGATCGTGCCCTGCTCGCGCACAATCACCGTCTCGTCGCTCATGGCGGGCACATAGGCGCCGCCCGCAGTACAGGAGCCCATGACGCAGGCGATCTGCGGGATGCCGAGCGAGGACATCTGCGCCTGGTTGTAGAAGATGCGCCCGAAATGGTCGCGATCGGGGAAGACCTCGGCCTGGTACGGCAGGTTCGCGCCGCCGCTGTCCACCAGGTAGACGCAGGGCAGGTTGTTCTGCAGCGCGATCTCCTGCGCGCGCAGGTGCTTCTTCACCGTCATCGGATAGTAGGAGCCGCCCTTCACCGTCGCATC is a genomic window of Aurantiacibacter sp. MUD11 containing:
- a CDS encoding zinc-finger domain-containing protein codes for the protein MKHAVDTAPETTIVDTPRVWCDGSGDIRGGENYLPASLGHPRVYMQIDEEGFVDCGYCDRRFILAGGPADTGDVPDASDTGAAA
- a CDS encoding endonuclease III domain-containing protein, encoding MELPLGPDPRTAQLERIHAALIAAFGRIVRPPDKRREPVWVLVQGVIGAQSKTAISNASTDALLARYGSWEAVARADVGELEDMLRNQTFPSVAAERLKACLLAIIEERGAVDMRHLSNLPDDMAMDWLEGLPGVGRKNAAGVMNTSTFERRMLVIDGHHRRVMQRVGLVPARADTARAYDALMLLLPGEWSAADIDEHHLLVKRLGQVHCRPAQPKCAACPVRADCATGQARGA
- the guaA gene encoding glutamine-hydrolyzing GMP synthase, with amino-acid sequence MQPDHLPDSILIVDFGSQVTQLIARRVREAGVYSEIAPFSMAEEAFHRMQPKGIILSGSPASVCDEGSPRAPQVLFDSGLPILGICYGQQVMSHQLGGEVRPGHETGEGGEFGRAFLTVTQECALFDGLWKVGERHQVWMSHGDKVTKFAPGFEIVATSDGAPFAVIADESRKYYGTQFHPEVYHTPDGAKLLANFVRHVCGLAGDWTMAAYRETKIAEIREQVGDGKVICGLSGGVDSSVAAILIHEAIGDQLTCVFVDHGLLRMNEREQVETMFRDHYNIPLVVVDAEERFMAGLAGVTDPEKKRKFIGAEFINVFEEEAKKIGGADFLAQGTLYPDVIESVSFTGGPSVTIKSHHNVGGLPERMNMELVEPLRELFKDEVRALGRELGLPEMFVGRHPFPGPGLAIRIPGEVSKERCDILRKADAIYLEEIRKAGLYDAIWQAFAVLLPVKTVGVMGDGRTYDSVCGLRAVTSTDGMTADVYPFDPHFLTGVATRIVNEVQGINRVVYDYTSKPPGTIEWE
- the gyrB gene encoding DNA topoisomerase (ATP-hydrolyzing) subunit B, yielding MENTPENTPEKPRQQGEYGAESIKVLKGLDAVRKRPGMYIGDTDDGSGLHHMVFEVSDNAIDEALAGHCDLVLIELNPDGSVSVEDNGRGIPVDIHKEEGVSAAEVIMTQLHAGGKFENTSDDNAYKVSGGLHGVGVSVVNALSEWLELTIWRDGKEHWMRFEHGDAVNSLEVKGDAPAVESNGDANGLKKGTRVTFMPSTETFKNVTEFDFEKLEHRYRELAFLNSGVRILLRDKRHEEVQQHDLFYEGGIAAFVKWLDRNKQAMIADPISVSAEKDGIGIDVALEWNDSYYENVLCFTNNIPQRDGGTHLAAFRAALTRTLNSYADRSGMLKGGKISLSGEDMREGLTAIVSVKLPDPKFSSQTKDKLVSSEVRSPLESLMGEKMGEWLEENPNEAKAIIQKIIDAAAAREAARKAREMSRKGAMSVASLPGKLSDCRERDPAKSELFLVEGDSAGGSAKSGRDSKYQAILPLRGKILNVERARFDRIISSKEVGTLIQAMGTGLRDEFNIEKLRYHKIVIMTDADVDGAHIRTLLLTFFHRQMPEIIKAGHLFIAQPPLFKVAKGKSEVYLKDQGALDRYLVDNGLQDRVLETAGGARSGADLADLVEQALLLRNLLGFAPRKYDSAVIEAMAMAGALEPGIDAATRDKRLEHAAGQMQLSDPEADWSARTTETGDVRFDRVWRGVTDVHLIEEKFLDSAEARKLHTRGVAQAETYASPARLVKANSAEAQAMEAEDGDEDAPAIDPNSAITRPSQLLDAVLAAGRKGLSISRYKGLGEMNAEQLWETTLDPENRELLQVKVEDADVTDEIFTRLMGDVVEPRREFIQDNALNVANLDI
- a CDS encoding AI-2E family transporter, encoding MTTGEGSNRLESGSYLVFLALVTLALGAIAWPFVSPLLWAMLAAIMFQPLYQWFLTKLGGGGNRAAIATLLVITFAVIIPALFIGGVVVEQATSVVVAFREGRIDVAGWFDAVFSMLPAMVQEQLNLESLGTAEMVQQRAQELALESSGLIASQAVAITGSAFGFVLSFGIGLYVTYFLLRDGRELGTSLLAHLPLASEVVPQLAERFLAIVRATIKGSIVVGLVQGALGAATYWIAGMPSVVLLGLLTAIFSLLPAIGPAIVWGPVALYLLATGDIWQGVLVLVSGVAIIGMADNVLRPILVGRDTGIPDWMILITTLGGIALMGLAGIVVGPVIAGLFLAGWSILYRERNPEAPDEAEEPTEAEPEQA
- a CDS encoding M50 family metallopeptidase, translating into MRGVRPGSQEEQVGRLVIAGVLVTFLPALPLGNYLIYPFLILSTWYHEMGHGLTALVTGNDFELLVINADGSGYASSLTATQGGGVDRALIAMGGPLGPSVMGALLILASSARKYWKPALLALAGVLVLSTLIWVRSLVGWIMLPLVAALLGWLAWKGRAELQRFMLQFLGMLGALSMFSDWDYLFSEGGLVGGHPMLSDTAAIEAELFLPHWVWAVVIIGLSGLMIGASLKYALNREG